From a region of the Phaseolus vulgaris cultivar G19833 chromosome 6, P. vulgaris v2.0, whole genome shotgun sequence genome:
- the LOC137833373 gene encoding secreted RxLR effector protein 161-like, with amino-acid sequence MSTNCYLEADEAGLEVNQTMYRGLIGLLLYLTARRPNIMFVVCLCARFQSCPKESHLKAAKRILKYMKGTISMGLWYPSLSPIHLVGYSDSDFAGCKLDRKSTSGTCHLLGSCLISWHSKKQACVALSIVEAEYIAAGSCCAQILWIKQQLEDFGVKMSKVPLLCDNTSAINLTKNHIQHSRTKHIEIRHHFIRDHIANGDCEVKFVSTKRQLTAIFTKPLSKDRLHSLRNELGILDMHALS; translated from the coding sequence ATGTCAACTAACTGCTACTTAGAAGCTGATGAAGCTGGACTAGAGGTTAATCAAACCATGTACAGGGGTTTAATAGGTTTACTTCTTTATCTAACTGCAAGGAGACCAaatattatgtttgttgtgtgtcTATGTGCTAGATTTCAGTCTTGCCCCAAGGAATCACATCTCAAGGCTGCAAAGAGGATCCTGAAATATATGAAAGGCACAATATCCATGGGCTTATGGTATCCCTCTCTTTCTCCTATACATTTAGTAggttattctgattcagattttgcaggttgcaaattAGATAGGAAGAGTACAAGTGGAACATGCCACTTGCTTGGTTCATGCCTCATTTCATGGCATAGTAAGAAACAAGCGTGTGTAGCCTTATCCATTGTTGAAGCTGAATACATAGCAGCTGGTAGCTGTTGTGCGCAGATTCTAtggatcaaacaacaacttgagGATTTTGGAGTAAAGATGAGTAAAGTTCCTCTTCTATGTGACAATACAAGTGCCATTAACTTGACAAAGAATCATATTCAACACTCGAGGACAAAGCACATTGAAATAAGACACCATTTCATTCGTGATCATATAGCCAATGGAGACTGTGAGGTCAAGTTTGTTTCCACAAAAAGGCAACTGACTGCTATCTTCACCAAGCCTTTATCCAAGGATAGGTTACACTCTTTACGAAATGAATTGGGAATTCTTGATATGCATGCTTTATCCTAG
- the LOC137833374 gene encoding uncharacterized mitochondrial protein AtMg00810-like encodes MIDKTLFTKKANSEIILVQIYVDDIIFGATKDSLCEEFVAVMQGEFEMSMMGELSFFLGLQVKQSKDGIFLCQSKYCKEILKKFEMESCKEASTPMPSSCYMDADVVGKGVDQTKYRGLIGSLLYLTASRSDIMFVVCLCARYQANPKESHLKAAKRILKYIKGSTNVGVWYPSYSPMNLIGYSDSDFAGCKLDRKSTRGTCHLLGSSLISWHSKKQAYVAFSTAEAEYIAAGSCCAQILWLKQQLADFGLKISKV; translated from the exons ATGATTGACAAAACTCTTTTCACCAAGAAagcaaattctgaaattattttggtccaaatctatgttgatgacatcatttttggtgcTACCAAAGATAGTTTATGTGAGGAGTTTGTAGCTGTTatgcaaggtgagtttgaaatgtccatGATGGGAGAGCTTTCATTCTTTCTTGGACTGCAGGTTAAGCAATCAAAGGATGGAATTTTCctatgccaatcaaagtattgcaaagaaatcctcaagaaatttgagatggaaagttgcaaagaagcaagcacacctatgccttcaagctgctacatggatgcagatGTTGTTGGAAAAGGAGttgatcaaacaaaatatagaggtttaattggttctttaCTCTATCTCACAGCAAGTAGATCAGATATCATGTTTGTcgtatgtctttgtgcaaggtatcaagcaaatccaaaggaatcccACCTCAAGGCTGCAAAAAGGATTCTCAAATATATCAAAGGATCAACCAATGTTGGTGTATGGTATCCTTCTTACTCTCCTATGAACTTAATTGgatattcagattctgattttgcagggtgtaagctggACCGAAAAAGCACAAGAGgcacttgtcatcttcttggatcAAGTCTCATTTCTTGGCATAGTAAGAAACAAGCTTATGTAGCTTTTTCTACTGCAGAAGCCGAATACATTGCTGCTGGgagctgttgtgcacaaattctttggcttaaacagcagcttgcagattttggtttgaagatcagcaag GTATag